A genomic segment from Paraburkholderia sabiae encodes:
- a CDS encoding DUF7696 family protein produces MLLPDRLDQRIAEAIKHQLADERGVSDTTSEAWRSRCEAATVAMFSDAERSVFIHRVSERRGSAAAHEIESHAETLRTNAIFFLAMKPS; encoded by the coding sequence ATGTTGTTACCCGACCGCCTCGATCAACGCATCGCCGAGGCCATCAAGCATCAGTTGGCCGACGAGCGTGGCGTTTCCGACACCACGTCAGAAGCCTGGCGCTCCCGCTGTGAGGCCGCGACGGTTGCGATGTTCAGCGACGCCGAGCGCTCCGTCTTTATCCATCGTGTCAGCGAACGTCGAGGCAGCGCTGCGGCGCACGAGATCGAATCTCACGCCGAAACGCTGCGGACGAACGCCATCTTTTTTCTCGCAATGAAACCATCATGA
- a CDS encoding bactofilin family protein: protein MKTELNITLISPGCTITGDMIVDHGVSCFGLLDGGIVSTQGLLHVGSGGLVKGTAQGEHVRIDGRVDGNVHARGSLEINGQVTGDILYCGTIRLGPNAALNGALKRVPRMLTIEAEPISLAGEQMPEVSAPAQGQQVETPSATERPESNVTEFARVKA, encoded by the coding sequence ATGAAAACGGAACTCAACATCACCCTTATCTCGCCCGGCTGCACGATCACGGGCGATATGATTGTTGACCATGGCGTCAGTTGTTTCGGTCTGCTCGATGGCGGCATCGTCTCGACGCAAGGTCTGCTGCACGTGGGCAGCGGTGGCCTCGTCAAGGGTACGGCGCAGGGGGAGCACGTCCGTATCGATGGCCGTGTCGACGGCAACGTACATGCACGCGGCTCGCTGGAGATCAACGGTCAGGTGACAGGCGACATCCTGTACTGCGGCACGATCCGGCTCGGACCGAATGCCGCGCTCAACGGCGCGCTCAAGCGCGTGCCGCGCATGCTGACTATCGAGGCGGAACCCATCAGCCTGGCAGGCGAACAGATGCCGGAAGTTTCGGCGCCTGCCCAAGGTCAGCAGGTCGAGACACCATCGGCGACGGAGCGACCGGAATCGAACGTGACCGAGTTCGCACGCGTTAAGGCCTGA
- a CDS encoding DUF1845 domain-containing protein produces MSGFDTEKPEGADPERLIPPAPSEHGSTGLRPIKRLTSDDRLARINPETLAKTELHYYSAFAREFVRSDYNFCAAKMTIARGGKLVALEAEFRTAEAFFRKALGWANRMHGRNVRLDPETVTLEIKHPMSGRLVRLLTIYDHLFLKTMEALVARTLMMHERKAALDSAEARIKQIPFLCIPDNDRYAPEGVLLPDATEAH; encoded by the coding sequence ATGTCTGGCTTCGACACGGAAAAGCCCGAAGGGGCTGATCCAGAACGACTCATTCCCCCCGCGCCCTCAGAGCACGGCTCGACAGGGCTTCGTCCCATCAAGCGCCTCACGAGCGATGATCGACTCGCCCGTATCAATCCCGAGACGCTGGCCAAAACCGAGTTGCACTATTACTCGGCATTCGCGCGGGAATTTGTCAGGTCGGACTACAACTTCTGCGCCGCAAAAATGACGATCGCGCGCGGCGGCAAGCTTGTCGCGCTTGAAGCCGAGTTCCGCACCGCCGAGGCGTTCTTCCGCAAGGCCCTGGGCTGGGCGAATCGCATGCACGGCAGAAACGTCCGCCTGGACCCCGAAACGGTGACACTTGAAATCAAGCATCCGATGTCGGGTCGCCTCGTGCGTCTGCTGACGATCTACGACCACCTCTTCCTCAAGACAATGGAAGCGCTCGTAGCGCGCACTTTGATGATGCATGAGAGGAAAGCTGCGCTCGATAGCGCGGAAGCACGGATCAAGCAGATTCCCTTCCTATGCATCCCGGATAACGATCGCTACGCGCCCGAAGGCGTTCTCCTGCCCGACGCAACTGAGGCCCATTAA